From Candidatus Binatia bacterium, one genomic window encodes:
- the rpsL gene encoding 30S ribosomal protein S12, producing MPTINQLVKRGREKQRRKLNTPALQRSPQKRGVCTRVYTQTPKKPNSALRKVARVRLTNGIEVTSYIPGIGHNLQEHSVVLIRGGRVKDLPGVRYHIIRGTLDAVGVTERKSGRSKYGAKRPK from the coding sequence ATGCCTACGATCAATCAACTCGTGAAGCGTGGCCGCGAAAAGCAGCGGCGCAAGCTGAACACACCCGCACTGCAGCGTTCGCCGCAGAAGCGGGGTGTTTGCACCCGCGTCTACACGCAGACGCCGAAGAAGCCGAACTCGGCCCTTCGGAAGGTCGCACGCGTGCGCCTCACGAACGGCATCGAGGTCACGTCCTACATCCCTGGCATCGGCCACAACTTGCAGGAGCACTCAGTGGTGCTCATTCGCGGGGGTCGTGTGAAGGATCTCCCGGGCGTGCGGTACCACATCATCCGCGGGACTCTCGACGCCGTCGGCGTCACCGAGAGGAAGAGCGGTCGATCCAAGTACGGCGCCAAGCGGCCCAAGTAG
- the rpsG gene encoding 30S ribosomal protein S7 has protein sequence MPRKGEVRRRDVLPDPKYHDRLVTKFMNNMMFGGKKSLTERIFYGALDLIQERSGEDPVVIFRKALDNVKPAVEVRSRRVGGATYQVPIEVRQVRRAALGMRWLVQSSRARHEKSMVERLAGEFMDAAASRGNAVKKKEDTHRMAEANNAFSHYRW, from the coding sequence ATGCCACGTAAAGGTGAGGTTCGTCGGCGCGATGTGCTGCCGGATCCGAAATATCACGACCGACTGGTCACCAAGTTCATGAACAACATGATGTTTGGTGGGAAGAAGAGTCTCACGGAGCGGATCTTCTACGGCGCGCTGGACCTCATTCAGGAGCGCAGCGGCGAGGACCCGGTCGTCATCTTCCGGAAGGCTCTCGACAACGTAAAGCCGGCTGTCGAGGTTCGCTCCCGACGCGTCGGTGGCGCGACCTACCAGGTTCCCATCGAAGTTCGCCAGGTCCGTCGGGCCGCACTCGGCATGCGCTGGCTCGTTCAGAGCAGCCGCGCCCGCCACGAGAAGTCGATGGTCGAGCGCCTCGCCGGAGAGTTCATGGACGCCGCGGCGAGTCGCGGTAACGCAGTCAAAAAGAAAGAAGACACCCACCGGATGGCCGAGGCGAACAACGCCTTCTCCCATTACCGCTGGTAG
- the fusA gene encoding elongation factor G: MARQTPLERTRNIGIMAHIDAGKTTTTERILFYTGINYKIGEVHDGAATMDWMAQEQERGITITSAATTCEWDDHKINIIDTPGHVDFTMEVERSLRVLDGCVALFDSVAGVEPQSETVWRQADKYGVPRICFINKMDRIGADFDRAVAMIRDRLGSTPVALHVPIGAEDTFRGVVDLVAMNAVVWDDEALGSQFHIEEIPAELADAAAVGREVLLEAVADADEALMDKYLEGGEITQAEVKAAIRTATLGGTIVPVLAGTAFKNKGVQTLLDAVIDYLPSPLDKPAIEGIDPKGEMITRESADEAPFSALAFKIMTDSFVGTLTFFRVYSGRMASGSYVVNASNGRKERVGRLLKMHANKREEIQEVLAGDIAAAVGLKATRTGDTLADADKPIILESIEFPEPVIDIAIEPKTKADQEKLATSLGKLANEDPSFRVKTNEETGQTIIAGMGELHLEIIVDRLTREFNVDANVGKPQVAYRETIRKPIDQEHKFSRQTGGRGQYGHVYLKIEPRQPGEGFEFVDKIKGGVVPREYIPAVEKGIREALDTGVMAGYPVVDVGVTLYDGSYHEVDSSEMAFKIAGSIAFKEGCKRASPVLLEPVMGVEVVVPEEYMGDVIGNLSGRRGKVSGMEPRGGAQVVTADVPLKEMFGYATELRSMTQGRANYTMQFSHYDAVPQAISEEITARAGAA; encoded by the coding sequence ATGGCTCGTCAAACCCCACTCGAACGCACTCGGAACATTGGCATCATGGCCCACATTGATGCTGGCAAGACGACCACGACCGAGCGCATCCTGTTCTACACGGGAATCAACTACAAGATCGGTGAGGTTCACGACGGCGCGGCCACGATGGACTGGATGGCGCAGGAGCAGGAGCGCGGCATCACCATCACGTCCGCTGCGACGACGTGCGAGTGGGACGACCACAAGATCAATATCATCGACACGCCGGGTCACGTCGACTTCACGATGGAGGTGGAACGTTCCCTCCGAGTGCTCGACGGCTGTGTCGCGCTGTTCGATTCTGTTGCCGGCGTCGAGCCGCAGTCCGAGACGGTTTGGCGCCAGGCTGACAAATACGGCGTTCCCCGCATCTGTTTCATCAACAAGATGGACCGGATCGGTGCCGACTTCGATCGCGCCGTCGCGATGATCAGGGACCGGCTGGGTTCGACCCCGGTCGCGCTTCATGTTCCCATCGGCGCTGAGGACACCTTCCGCGGGGTCGTCGACCTCGTCGCGATGAACGCGGTGGTTTGGGACGACGAGGCCCTCGGCTCGCAGTTCCACATCGAAGAAATTCCGGCCGAGCTGGCCGATGCCGCGGCCGTCGGTCGCGAAGTGCTTCTCGAGGCCGTCGCCGATGCGGACGAAGCGCTGATGGATAAGTATCTCGAGGGCGGTGAGATCACGCAGGCCGAGGTCAAGGCTGCCATTCGCACCGCGACGCTGGGCGGCACGATCGTTCCCGTGCTCGCGGGCACTGCCTTCAAGAACAAGGGTGTTCAGACCCTCCTCGACGCCGTCATCGACTACCTCCCGTCGCCGCTCGACAAGCCGGCCATCGAGGGCATCGACCCCAAGGGTGAGATGATCACCCGGGAGTCGGCCGATGAGGCGCCGTTCAGCGCGCTAGCCTTCAAGATCATGACCGACTCGTTCGTCGGCACGCTCACGTTCTTCCGGGTGTACTCGGGACGAATGGCGTCTGGCTCGTACGTCGTAAACGCATCGAACGGCCGCAAAGAGCGTGTCGGGCGCCTCCTGAAGATGCACGCCAACAAGCGTGAGGAGATCCAGGAAGTCCTCGCCGGCGACATCGCCGCAGCGGTCGGGCTCAAGGCAACCCGCACGGGCGACACGCTCGCCGATGCCGACAAGCCGATCATTCTCGAGTCCATCGAGTTCCCGGAGCCGGTCATCGACATCGCGATCGAGCCGAAGACCAAGGCCGACCAGGAGAAGCTCGCAACATCGCTGGGCAAGCTCGCCAACGAGGATCCCTCGTTCCGGGTCAAGACGAACGAAGAGACGGGTCAGACGATCATCGCCGGAATGGGCGAGCTCCACTTGGAGATCATCGTCGATCGCCTCACGCGCGAGTTCAATGTCGACGCCAACGTCGGCAAGCCGCAGGTCGCGTACCGCGAGACGATCCGCAAGCCGATCGACCAGGAGCACAAGTTCTCCCGCCAGACCGGTGGTCGCGGGCAGTATGGCCATGTGTACCTGAAGATCGAGCCGAGGCAGCCTGGCGAAGGTTTCGAGTTCGTCGACAAGATCAAGGGCGGTGTCGTGCCGCGCGAATATATTCCGGCTGTCGAGAAGGGCATTCGCGAGGCGCTCGACACGGGTGTCATGGCAGGGTACCCGGTCGTCGACGTCGGCGTCACGCTTTACGACGGCTCGTACCACGAGGTCGATTCGTCCGAGATGGCATTCAAGATCGCGGGATCCATCGCGTTCAAAGAAGGGTGCAAGCGGGCTTCGCCCGTGCTGCTCGAGCCGGTCATGGGTGTCGAAGTCGTCGTCCCTGAGGAGTACATGGGTGACGTCATCGGAAACCTGTCCGGGCGACGCGGTAAGGTTTCGGGGATGGAGCCGCGCGGTGGAGCGCAGGTCGTTACCGCCGATGTCCCGCTGAAAGAGATGTTCGGGTACGCCACCGAGTTGCGTTCGATGACGCAGGGGCGCGCCAACTACACGATGCAATTTTCGCACTATGATGCGGTGCCGCAGGCGATCTCCGAGGAGATCACGGCGCGCGCCGGAGCGGCCTAA
- the tuf gene encoding elongation factor Tu: MAKAKFERNKPHVNVGTIGHIDHGKTTLTAAITKTQADKKLGEYIAFDSIDKAPEEKARGITIATAHVEYETEKRHYAHVDCPGHADYIKNMITGAAQMDGAILVVAATDGPMPQTREHILLARQVGVPGIVVFMNKVDAVDDEELLDLVELEVRELLSKYEFPGDDVPVIRGSALKALEADPGPLGTSAITELMDAVDSYFPDPIRAIDEPFLMPVEDVFSISGRGTVATGRVERGIVKVGDEIEVVGIKPTEKTTVTGVEMFRKELDQGQAGDNVGALLRGVKREDIERGQVLAKPGSITPHTHYEANVYALTKEEGGRHTPFFNGYRPQFYFRTTDVTGVMTLPEGTERVMPGDNVMGTIKLITPIAMDEGLRFAIREGGRTVGAGVVGKILE, translated from the coding sequence ATGGCGAAGGCAAAGTTCGAGCGGAACAAGCCGCACGTCAACGTGGGGACGATTGGACACATCGACCACGGGAAGACGACGCTGACCGCCGCGATCACGAAGACGCAGGCCGATAAGAAGCTCGGTGAGTACATCGCGTTCGACTCGATCGACAAGGCGCCCGAGGAAAAGGCCCGTGGCATCACGATCGCGACGGCGCACGTCGAGTACGAGACGGAAAAGCGCCACTACGCGCACGTCGACTGCCCCGGCCACGCGGATTACATCAAGAACATGATCACCGGCGCAGCGCAGATGGACGGCGCGATCCTGGTGGTTGCCGCGACCGACGGCCCGATGCCTCAGACGCGGGAGCACATCCTGCTCGCTCGCCAGGTGGGTGTGCCGGGCATCGTGGTGTTCATGAACAAGGTCGACGCGGTCGACGACGAGGAGCTCCTCGATCTCGTCGAACTCGAAGTTCGGGAGCTTCTCTCGAAGTACGAGTTCCCCGGCGACGACGTCCCCGTCATCCGCGGTAGCGCCCTGAAGGCCCTCGAGGCCGACCCGGGCCCTCTCGGCACTTCGGCGATCACCGAGCTGATGGATGCGGTCGATTCCTACTTCCCGGATCCGATCCGCGCCATCGACGAGCCGTTCCTCATGCCCGTCGAAGACGTGTTCTCGATCTCGGGTCGTGGCACGGTCGCCACGGGTCGCGTCGAGCGCGGCATCGTGAAGGTCGGCGACGAGATCGAGGTCGTCGGCATCAAGCCGACCGAAAAAACCACCGTCACCGGCGTCGAGATGTTCCGCAAGGAGCTCGATCAGGGCCAGGCGGGTGACAACGTCGGCGCGCTGCTTCGCGGTGTGAAGCGCGAGGACATCGAGCGCGGTCAGGTTCTGGCCAAGCCCGGTTCGATCACGCCTCACACGCACTACGAGGCGAACGTCTACGCACTCACCAAGGAAGAGGGCGGTCGTCACACGCCGTTCTTCAATGGCTACCGACCGCAGTTCTACTTCCGCACAACGGACGTGACCGGCGTCATGACGCTCCCGGAGGGCACCGAGAGGGTGATGCCGGGCGACAATGTCATGGGCACGATCAAATTGATCACCCCCATCGCCATGGACGAGGGCCTGCGCTTCGCAATTCGCGAAGGTGGCCGCACCGTCGGCGCTGGCGTGGTCGGCAAGATCCTCGAGTAG
- the rpsJ gene encoding 30S ribosomal protein S10: MNDRIRIRLKAYDYRLLDQSVREIVDTVRRTGGRLAGPIPLPTRIERFTVNRSPHVDKKSREHFEIRTHKRLLDILDPTQQTIDALGKLDLSAGVDVEIKLQ, translated from the coding sequence ATGAACGATAGGATCCGCATTCGGCTCAAGGCCTACGACTACCGCCTACTGGATCAGTCCGTCCGTGAGATTGTCGACACGGTGCGGCGTACCGGTGGGCGATTGGCGGGGCCGATTCCGCTGCCGACGAGGATCGAGCGGTTCACGGTGAACCGCTCGCCCCACGTCGACAAGAAGTCGCGGGAGCACTTCGAGATCCGCACGCACAAGCGGTTGCTCGACATTCTCGATCCGACGCAGCAGACGATCGACGCACTAGGGAAGTTGGACCTTTCCGCGGGTGTCGACGTCGAGATCAAGCTGCAGTAG
- the rplC gene encoding 50S ribosomal protein L3, which yields MLGRKLGMTQILDPDGRSIAVTVVEVGPCVVVQRKTPERDGYSAVQLGFDPSKASRENKAAIGHAAKAGKGTFNVLREFPGGDDLEVGATVTAAQVFSVGDAVDVTGTSKGRGFAGVMKRYDFAGFPAGHGTHEYFRHGGSIGNRSWPGRVFKGRKMPGHMGTDRIGTRNLSVVQVRPDDNVLLISGAVAGSRGGIVEIRPVHEAVS from the coding sequence ATGCTGGGCCGCAAGCTCGGCATGACGCAGATTCTCGACCCCGATGGCCGATCGATCGCGGTCACCGTCGTGGAGGTTGGGCCCTGTGTGGTCGTGCAGCGCAAGACTCCGGAGCGTGACGGCTACAGTGCCGTCCAGCTGGGGTTCGACCCCTCGAAGGCCAGCCGCGAGAACAAGGCTGCGATTGGTCATGCAGCCAAGGCGGGCAAGGGAACGTTCAACGTCCTCCGGGAGTTCCCGGGTGGCGATGACCTCGAAGTGGGCGCGACGGTCACTGCGGCACAGGTCTTCTCGGTCGGTGATGCAGTTGATGTCACCGGGACGAGCAAGGGCCGAGGCTTTGCCGGTGTCATGAAGCGCTACGACTTCGCGGGCTTCCCTGCCGGACACGGTACTCACGAGTACTTCCGTCATGGCGGCTCGATCGGTAACCGGTCGTGGCCGGGCCGTGTGTTCAAGGGTCGCAAGATGCCTGGCCACATGGGCACCGATCGGATCGGCACGCGGAACCTCTCGGTCGTGCAGGTTCGGCCCGACGACAACGTGCTGCTCATCAGCGGGGCGGTCGCCGGTTCCCGAGGCGGGATCGTAGAGATCCGGCCCGTGCACGAGGCGGTGTCATGA
- the rplD gene encoding 50S ribosomal protein L4, with product MMDAVDLQAKVRGIDGSEQGDVTLPELFSEKVREHLIHEVVKMQQASRRAGTHSTKTRHFVSGGGAKPWRQKGTGNARAGSSRSPIWEGGAVTFGPLPRDYSYSMPVKARRVALKSVLADRLRGGNLTVVDSIELDEGKTKRVLGMLEALGIESNVLIVNGEANEFLERGARNLHKVKVLRTEGVNVYDVLRYKHLLLTKSAVEALKERLER from the coding sequence ATGATGGACGCGGTCGATCTCCAAGCGAAGGTGCGCGGCATCGATGGTTCGGAGCAGGGGGACGTGACCCTTCCGGAGTTGTTTTCCGAGAAAGTGCGCGAGCACCTCATCCACGAAGTCGTCAAGATGCAGCAGGCTAGTCGCCGCGCCGGCACGCACTCCACCAAGACGCGTCACTTCGTGTCGGGTGGCGGAGCGAAGCCCTGGCGGCAGAAGGGCACGGGCAACGCCCGTGCCGGTAGCTCCCGCTCGCCGATCTGGGAAGGTGGCGCCGTTACGTTCGGTCCGCTCCCGCGCGACTACAGCTACTCGATGCCGGTCAAGGCGCGTCGGGTTGCGCTCAAGTCGGTGCTCGCGGATCGGCTTCGCGGCGGCAACCTCACGGTCGTCGACTCGATCGAGCTCGACGAAGGCAAGACCAAGCGCGTCCTCGGCATGCTCGAGGCGCTGGGCATCGAAAGCAACGTCTTGATCGTGAACGGCGAAGCCAACGAGTTCTTGGAGCGCGGCGCGCGGAACCTGCATAAGGTGAAGGTTCTGCGAACCGAGGGAGTGAACGTCTACGACGTCCTCCGCTACAAGCACCTCCTCCTGACGAAGTCGGCTGTCGAGGCCCTGAAGGAACGGCTGGAGCGATGA
- a CDS encoding 50S ribosomal protein L23: protein MKHYSKVILSPLVTEKGTLVGETGNQVLFKVAPEANKIEIKQAVEDFFKVKVVRVHTVRLLGKRRRVGRILGQRPSWKKAYVTLAEGQRIDFFEGA from the coding sequence ATGAAGCACTATTCCAAAGTCATCCTGTCGCCCCTCGTCACGGAGAAGGGCACCCTCGTCGGCGAGACCGGCAACCAGGTGCTCTTCAAGGTCGCGCCCGAGGCGAACAAGATCGAGATCAAGCAGGCCGTCGAGGACTTCTTCAAGGTGAAGGTGGTTCGCGTCCACACTGTCCGTTTGTTGGGCAAGCGCCGTCGCGTAGGTCGCATCCTCGGCCAGCGTCCGTCGTGGAAAAAAGCATATGTCACGCTCGCCGAAGGCCAGCGGATCGACTTCTTCGAGGGAGCCTGA
- the rplB gene encoding 50S ribosomal protein L2 → MRKEGVYKPTSPGRRFMTGYDLKGLSKDKPPRQLLDTLTKSGGRNNNGRITTRHRGGGHKRRLRIVDFRRDKEIVPAKVASIDYDPNRSARLALLHYVDGEKAYILAPVGLNPGDMVVAGKGADIKPGNSLHIRDIPLGTMIHNIELKIGKGGQMVRSAGTAAQLMAKEGDYAQVKLPSGEQRKVLMGCRATVGQIANIEHENVKLGKAGRKRWMGVRPTVRGTAMNPVDHPHGGGEGRSKGGNHPQSPWGTPTKGYKTRRNKVSGKFIVQRRKKK, encoded by the coding sequence ATGCGTAAGGAAGGCGTCTACAAGCCCACTTCGCCTGGCCGGCGTTTCATGACCGGCTATGACCTGAAGGGGCTTTCCAAGGATAAGCCACCCCGTCAGTTGCTCGACACCCTCACCAAGAGCGGTGGACGCAACAACAACGGGCGCATCACGACCCGCCATCGCGGCGGTGGTCACAAGCGCCGTCTGCGCATCGTCGACTTCCGTCGTGACAAAGAGATCGTTCCGGCGAAGGTCGCTTCGATCGATTACGATCCGAACCGCTCCGCGCGGCTCGCGCTGCTCCACTACGTGGACGGCGAGAAGGCCTACATCCTGGCCCCCGTCGGTCTGAATCCGGGCGACATGGTCGTTGCCGGGAAGGGCGCCGACATCAAGCCGGGGAACTCGCTTCACATTCGCGACATTCCTTTGGGAACGATGATCCACAACATCGAGCTCAAGATCGGCAAGGGCGGGCAGATGGTTCGCAGTGCCGGAACCGCCGCTCAGCTGATGGCCAAGGAAGGCGACTACGCGCAGGTGAAGCTCCCCTCGGGCGAGCAGCGCAAGGTCCTCATGGGATGCCGCGCCACGGTAGGGCAGATCGCAAACATCGAGCACGAGAACGTCAAGCTCGGCAAGGCCGGTCGCAAGCGCTGGATGGGTGTTCGCCCGACAGTCCGTGGCACGGCCATGAACCCGGTCGATCACCCGCACGGTGGCGGCGAGGGTCGCTCCAAGGGCGGCAATCACCCGCAGTCTCCGTGGGGCACGCCGACCAAGGGTTACAAGACTCGCCGCAACAAGGTCTCGGGTAAGTTCATCGTGCAGCGCAGGAAGAAAAAGTAG
- the rpsS gene encoding 30S ribosomal protein S19 — protein MPRSVKKGPFVDDHLMKKVDAMNNETEKRVIRTWSRRSTVIPEMLGHTIAVHNGRKFIPMFVTENMVGHKLGEFAPTRTFHGHGGDRKSDSKGSAVRR, from the coding sequence ATGCCACGTTCCGTAAAAAAAGGACCGTTCGTCGACGATCACCTGATGAAGAAGGTGGACGCGATGAACAACGAGACCGAGAAGCGCGTGATCCGTACCTGGTCGCGCCGTTCGACGGTCATCCCCGAGATGCTCGGACACACGATTGCCGTGCACAACGGGAGGAAGTTCATCCCGATGTTCGTCACCGAGAACATGGTCGGCCATAAGCTCGGCGAGTTTGCGCCGACGCGGACGTTCCATGGGCACGGTGGGGATCGCAAGAGCGATTCGAAGGGCTCCGCGGTCCGCCGCTAG
- the rplV gene encoding 50S ribosomal protein L22, with translation MESTAKTRFVRISAQKARLVADLIRGRPVGEALNVLDFTPKKAAGIIAKTLRSAVANAEDQQNVDVDDLYVKRAFVDEGPTQRRIRPRAHGRATRILKRSSHITVIVDEKTTSES, from the coding sequence ATGGAATCCACTGCCAAGACTCGGTTCGTACGGATCTCCGCCCAAAAGGCGCGGCTCGTCGCCGACCTGATCCGCGGCCGCCCGGTCGGCGAAGCACTGAATGTGCTCGATTTTACGCCGAAGAAGGCGGCCGGCATCATCGCCAAGACTCTCCGCTCGGCCGTTGCCAACGCCGAGGACCAGCAGAACGTCGACGTCGACGACCTCTACGTGAAGCGTGCCTTCGTCGACGAAGGCCCGACCCAGCGGCGGATTCGCCCCCGGGCCCACGGACGCGCAACACGAATTCTCAAGCGTTCGAGTCACATCACGGTGATCGTCGACGAGAAAACGACCTCCGAGAGCTAA
- the rpsC gene encoding 30S ribosomal protein S3, translated as MGHKTHPKGFRVGVIENWDSRWFATRDYAELLHEDIRVRRFLKKRLYHAGVAKVEIERAAGKAKVNIHTARPGIVIGKKGAEIDKLKSELTKLMKREAYINIIEVRRPDIDAQLVAENVALQLERRVAFRRAMKEAVARAMRMGAQGVRVQSSGRLGGAEIARREWYREGRVPLHTLRADISYGFAEAKTTYGVIGIKAWVMRGDVLSREEEQRQAIGA; from the coding sequence ATGGGACACAAGACACATCCAAAAGGCTTCCGCGTCGGAGTCATCGAGAACTGGGACTCGCGTTGGTTCGCTACCCGCGACTACGCAGAACTCCTCCACGAAGACATCCGCGTTCGTCGCTTCCTGAAGAAGCGGCTCTACCACGCGGGCGTTGCCAAGGTGGAGATCGAGCGCGCGGCCGGCAAGGCCAAGGTGAACATTCACACCGCGCGCCCCGGCATCGTCATCGGCAAGAAGGGCGCCGAGATCGATAAGCTCAAGTCCGAGCTGACGAAGCTCATGAAGCGGGAGGCGTACATCAACATCATCGAGGTCCGCCGTCCGGACATCGACGCACAGTTGGTGGCCGAGAACGTCGCGCTGCAGCTCGAGCGTCGCGTCGCCTTCCGGCGGGCGATGAAAGAGGCCGTCGCTCGCGCGATGCGCATGGGCGCTCAGGGCGTTCGGGTGCAGAGCTCGGGACGTCTCGGCGGTGCGGAGATCGCCCGTCGCGAGTGGTACCGCGAAGGTCGCGTTCCCCTTCACACACTCCGCGCTGACATCAGCTACGGCTTCGCCGAGGCGAAGACGACGTACGGCGTCATCGGAATCAAAGCCTGGGTCATGCGCGGCGACGTGCTGTCGCGCGAAGAAGAGCAGCGCCAGGCCATCGGCGCCTGA
- the rplP gene encoding 50S ribosomal protein L16, protein MLSPKRVKHRKQQKGRRRGTAYRGSALAYGDYGLKALDRGWVTARQIEAARIAMTRHIKRGGRVWIRVFPDKPLTKKPAETRMGKGKGAPELWVAVVKPGRILFEMEGVERSIAAEAFRLAAMKLAIPTRLCERGQHAAD, encoded by the coding sequence ATGCTTTCCCCTAAGCGAGTAAAACATCGGAAGCAGCAAAAGGGCCGGCGGCGCGGAACCGCGTACCGTGGCTCCGCGCTCGCTTATGGCGACTACGGCCTGAAGGCCCTGGATCGTGGTTGGGTGACCGCCCGCCAGATCGAGGCCGCTCGTATCGCGATGACCCGCCATATCAAGCGTGGCGGTCGAGTGTGGATCCGGGTCTTCCCGGACAAGCCCCTCACGAAGAAGCCTGCTGAAACCCGCATGGGTAAGGGTAAGGGAGCGCCCGAGTTGTGGGTCGCCGTCGTGAAGCCGGGCCGCATCCTCTTCGAGATGGAGGGCGTCGAGCGCAGCATCGCAGCCGAGGCATTTCGGTTGGCCGCGATGAAGCTGGCCATCCCCACGAGACTCTGTGAGCGAGGACAGCATGCAGCCGACTGA
- the rpmC gene encoding 50S ribosomal protein L29: MQPTEIRNLSPEELEAKEKDLREEIFRLRLRGATGQIENKMTARLVRRDLARVLTIKQQRSAGA, encoded by the coding sequence ATGCAGCCGACTGAGATACGTAACCTCAGCCCAGAAGAGCTCGAGGCAAAGGAGAAGGACCTCCGCGAGGAGATCTTCCGCCTTCGTCTTCGCGGTGCGACCGGGCAGATCGAGAACAAGATGACGGCGCGCCTGGTGCGTCGAGACCTCGCGCGGGTGCTTACGATCAAGCAGCAGCGCTCGGCGGGAGCCTGA
- the rpsQ gene encoding 30S ribosomal protein S17 translates to MSGLNKYRNGTVTSDKMDKTVVVQVERLVKHPKYKKYVKTRTRFKAHDEKNSCNVGDEVRIIETRPLSKDKRWAVVEVTRKAAE, encoded by the coding sequence ATGTCCGGACTCAACAAATATCGCAACGGGACTGTGACCTCCGACAAGATGGACAAGACCGTCGTCGTGCAGGTCGAGCGTCTCGTGAAGCACCCGAAGTACAAGAAATACGTGAAGACGCGGACCCGCTTCAAAGCGCACGACGAGAAGAACTCGTGCAATGTGGGCGACGAGGTTCGGATCATCGAGACCCGTCCTCTTTCGAAAGACAAGCGCTGGGCGGTCGTCGAAGTGACCCGCAAGGCCGCGGAGTAA
- the rplN gene encoding 50S ribosomal protein L14, with product MIQTESVLDVADNSGARKVLCIKVLGGSKRRYASIGDIIVGSVKEAQPNAKVKKGEIVKAVVVRTAKEIGRSDGSYIRFDTNSAVLVDAHGEPVGTRIFGPVARELRAKRFMKIVSLAPEVI from the coding sequence GTGATTCAGACCGAAAGCGTACTGGACGTCGCCGACAATTCAGGGGCCCGCAAGGTTCTCTGCATCAAGGTGCTCGGCGGAAGCAAGCGGCGCTATGCCTCCATCGGCGACATCATCGTCGGTTCCGTGAAGGAAGCGCAGCCGAACGCCAAGGTGAAGAAGGGCGAGATCGTGAAGGCGGTCGTCGTGCGTACCGCGAAGGAAATCGGTCGCTCGGACGGCTCATACATTCGCTTCGATACGAACTCTGCCGTGCTGGTCGATGCGCACGGTGAGCCGGTGGGAACGCGTATCTTCGGCCCAGTGGCCCGAGAGCTCCGCGCGAAGCGATTCATGAAGATCGTTTCTCTGGCCCCGGAAGTCATCTGA
- the rplX gene encoding 50S ribosomal protein L24 — protein sequence MSVATSNKAGSGERPVRIRTRLRKGDTVLVTTGKDRGKTGKILKMVGEKNRATVERLNMVKRHRKGQGAQSPGGIVEKEASLNLSNLRLVCGRCNKPTRINMRTLEDGKRTRQCHRCDELVDG from the coding sequence ATGAGCGTGGCTACGAGCAACAAAGCAGGAAGTGGAGAGCGCCCGGTCCGAATCCGGACGCGGCTTCGCAAGGGAGATACCGTCCTCGTTACTACGGGGAAGGACCGGGGCAAGACCGGCAAGATCTTGAAGATGGTTGGCGAGAAGAATCGCGCCACCGTCGAAAGATTGAACATGGTCAAGCGGCACCGCAAAGGGCAGGGCGCCCAGAGCCCGGGCGGAATCGTCGAGAAGGAAGCTTCACTCAACCTCTCGAACCTTCGCCTGGTGTGTGGCCGCTGCAACAAGCCGACCCGGATCAACATGCGGACGCTCGAAGACGGCAAGCGCACGCGTCAGTGCCACCGCTGCGACGAGTTGGTCGACGGCTAG
- the rplE gene encoding 50S ribosomal protein L5 — MAPRLKQKFDETLTPQLQKELELKNVFQVPRLQKVVINMGLGEAIQNAKILDSAVSEIATITGQRPVVTKSRKAIANFKLREEMPIGAMVTLRGTRMYEFLDRLLSVALPRVRDFKGVSDRCFDGRGNYSLGITEQIIFPEIDIDKIDKIKGMTISIVTTARTDNEGKALLRSLGMPFRS; from the coding sequence ATGGCTCCGCGACTGAAACAGAAGTTCGACGAAACGCTCACACCACAGCTCCAGAAAGAGTTGGAGCTGAAGAACGTCTTCCAGGTGCCTCGGCTGCAGAAGGTCGTGATCAACATGGGCCTGGGAGAGGCGATCCAGAATGCGAAGATCCTCGACTCTGCCGTGAGCGAGATCGCAACAATCACTGGCCAGCGGCCGGTCGTAACCAAGTCCCGCAAGGCAATCGCGAACTTCAAGCTTCGCGAAGAGATGCCCATCGGTGCCATGGTCACGTTGCGAGGCACTCGCATGTACGAGTTCCTTGACCGGCTTCTTTCGGTGGCGCTCCCTCGAGTCCGTGACTTCAAGGGCGTGAGTGATCGCTGCTTCGACGGCCGAGGAAACTACTCGCTCGGAATCACCGAGCAAATCATTTTTCCCGAGATCGACATCGACAAGATCGACAAGATCAAGGGGATGACAATTTCGATCGTGACGACTGCACGTACGGATAACGAGGGTAAGGCGCTCCTGCGCTCTCTCGGAATGCCGTTCCGAAGCTAG